From the genome of Pelobates fuscus isolate aPelFus1 chromosome 6, aPelFus1.pri, whole genome shotgun sequence, one region includes:
- the SGCB gene encoding beta-sarcoglycan isoform X2 yields MAAAEQSSNGPVKKSMREKAVERRNVNKEHNSNFKAGYIPIDEDRLHKTGLRGRKGNLAICVIIVLFILAVINLIITLVIWVVIRIGPNGCDSLEFHESGLLRFKQVSDMGIVQPLYKSTVGGRRKEDLVITGNNQPVIFQQGSTKLVVDKDKTSVTSDVGMEFVDPRTQNTLFSTDYEKHEFHLPKGVKTLNVLKASTERITSNATSDLNIKVDGRIIVRGNEGVYIMGKSIEFRMGGDMELKAEQSIILNGTVMVSTSRLPSSTTGELLYDGEWERYKLCMCADGTLFRIKVEGQNMGCQTSENPCLATF; encoded by the exons ATGGCGGCGGCCGAGCAG AGTTCAAATGGGCCAGTCAAGAAGTCAATGCGTGAGAAGGCTGTTGAACGCAGAAATGTGAACAAAGAACACAACAGTAATTTCAAAGCTGGATATATACCCATCGATGAAGATCGTCTGCATAAGACTGGCCTGAGAGGTCGGAAAGGCAACCTAGCTATTTGTGTGATTATCGTCCTGTTTATCTTGGCCGTCATCAACTTAATT ATCACCTTGGTTATCTGGGTTGTGATTCGCATTGGTCCCAATGGCTGTGACAGTTTGGAGTTCCACGAGAGCGGCTTACTCCGGTTTAAGCAAGTGTCTGACATGGGAATAGTACAACCATTGTATAAGAGCACTGTGGGAGGACGGCGGAAGGAAGATCTTGTGATCACTGGCAACAACCAGCCT GTCATTTTTCAACAAGGATCAACAAAGCTTGTTGTGGACAAAGATAAGACCTCTGTAACCAGTGATGTTGGTATGGAATTTGTTGACCCCAGAACCCAGAATACATTGTTCAGCACAGATTACGAGAAGCATGAATTTCATTTGCCGAAAGGTGTGAAAACCTTGAATGTCCTCAAGGCATCTACAGAAAGG ATCACCAGCAATGCTACAAGCGACCTTAATATAAAAGTCGATGGGCGTATTATTGTACGTGGAAATGAAGGTGTATACATCATGGGGAAGAGCATAGAGTTCAGAATGGGTGGAGACATGGAGCTAAAAGCA GAGCAAAGTATAATCCTAAATGGCACAGTGATGGTCAGCACGTCTCGGCTCCCCAGTTCTACTACAGGGGAGCTACTGTATGATGGGGAATGGGAGCGTTACAAGCTGTGCATGTGCGCAGATGGGACTCTTTTCCGAATTAAGGTGGAGGGACAAAACATGGGATGTCAGACTTCCGAAAACCCATGTTTAGCAACATTCTAA
- the SGCB gene encoding beta-sarcoglycan isoform X3: MLRSMSSNGPVKKSMREKAVERRNVNKEHNSNFKAGYIPIDEDRLHKTGLRGRKGNLAICVIIVLFILAVINLIITLVIWVVIRIGPNGCDSLEFHESGLLRFKQVSDMGIVQPLYKSTVGGRRKEDLVITGNNQPVIFQQGSTKLVVDKDKTSVTSDVGMEFVDPRTQNTLFSTDYEKHEFHLPKGVKTLNVLKASTERITSNATSDLNIKVDGRIIVRGNEGVYIMGKSIEFRMGGDMELKAEQSIILNGTVMVSTSRLPSSTTGELLYDGEWERYKLCMCADGTLFRIKVEGQNMGCQTSENPCLATF; this comes from the exons ATGCTGCGCTCTATG AGTTCAAATGGGCCAGTCAAGAAGTCAATGCGTGAGAAGGCTGTTGAACGCAGAAATGTGAACAAAGAACACAACAGTAATTTCAAAGCTGGATATATACCCATCGATGAAGATCGTCTGCATAAGACTGGCCTGAGAGGTCGGAAAGGCAACCTAGCTATTTGTGTGATTATCGTCCTGTTTATCTTGGCCGTCATCAACTTAATT ATCACCTTGGTTATCTGGGTTGTGATTCGCATTGGTCCCAATGGCTGTGACAGTTTGGAGTTCCACGAGAGCGGCTTACTCCGGTTTAAGCAAGTGTCTGACATGGGAATAGTACAACCATTGTATAAGAGCACTGTGGGAGGACGGCGGAAGGAAGATCTTGTGATCACTGGCAACAACCAGCCT GTCATTTTTCAACAAGGATCAACAAAGCTTGTTGTGGACAAAGATAAGACCTCTGTAACCAGTGATGTTGGTATGGAATTTGTTGACCCCAGAACCCAGAATACATTGTTCAGCACAGATTACGAGAAGCATGAATTTCATTTGCCGAAAGGTGTGAAAACCTTGAATGTCCTCAAGGCATCTACAGAAAGG ATCACCAGCAATGCTACAAGCGACCTTAATATAAAAGTCGATGGGCGTATTATTGTACGTGGAAATGAAGGTGTATACATCATGGGGAAGAGCATAGAGTTCAGAATGGGTGGAGACATGGAGCTAAAAGCA GAGCAAAGTATAATCCTAAATGGCACAGTGATGGTCAGCACGTCTCGGCTCCCCAGTTCTACTACAGGGGAGCTACTGTATGATGGGGAATGGGAGCGTTACAAGCTGTGCATGTGCGCAGATGGGACTCTTTTCCGAATTAAGGTGGAGGGACAAAACATGGGATGTCAGACTTCCGAAAACCCATGTTTAGCAACATTCTAA
- the SGCB gene encoding beta-sarcoglycan isoform X1, protein MLGRKLSSVQSSNGPVKKSMREKAVERRNVNKEHNSNFKAGYIPIDEDRLHKTGLRGRKGNLAICVIIVLFILAVINLIITLVIWVVIRIGPNGCDSLEFHESGLLRFKQVSDMGIVQPLYKSTVGGRRKEDLVITGNNQPVIFQQGSTKLVVDKDKTSVTSDVGMEFVDPRTQNTLFSTDYEKHEFHLPKGVKTLNVLKASTERITSNATSDLNIKVDGRIIVRGNEGVYIMGKSIEFRMGGDMELKAEQSIILNGTVMVSTSRLPSSTTGELLYDGEWERYKLCMCADGTLFRIKVEGQNMGCQTSENPCLATF, encoded by the exons ATGTTGGGGCGTAAACTATCATCAGTCCAG AGTTCAAATGGGCCAGTCAAGAAGTCAATGCGTGAGAAGGCTGTTGAACGCAGAAATGTGAACAAAGAACACAACAGTAATTTCAAAGCTGGATATATACCCATCGATGAAGATCGTCTGCATAAGACTGGCCTGAGAGGTCGGAAAGGCAACCTAGCTATTTGTGTGATTATCGTCCTGTTTATCTTGGCCGTCATCAACTTAATT ATCACCTTGGTTATCTGGGTTGTGATTCGCATTGGTCCCAATGGCTGTGACAGTTTGGAGTTCCACGAGAGCGGCTTACTCCGGTTTAAGCAAGTGTCTGACATGGGAATAGTACAACCATTGTATAAGAGCACTGTGGGAGGACGGCGGAAGGAAGATCTTGTGATCACTGGCAACAACCAGCCT GTCATTTTTCAACAAGGATCAACAAAGCTTGTTGTGGACAAAGATAAGACCTCTGTAACCAGTGATGTTGGTATGGAATTTGTTGACCCCAGAACCCAGAATACATTGTTCAGCACAGATTACGAGAAGCATGAATTTCATTTGCCGAAAGGTGTGAAAACCTTGAATGTCCTCAAGGCATCTACAGAAAGG ATCACCAGCAATGCTACAAGCGACCTTAATATAAAAGTCGATGGGCGTATTATTGTACGTGGAAATGAAGGTGTATACATCATGGGGAAGAGCATAGAGTTCAGAATGGGTGGAGACATGGAGCTAAAAGCA GAGCAAAGTATAATCCTAAATGGCACAGTGATGGTCAGCACGTCTCGGCTCCCCAGTTCTACTACAGGGGAGCTACTGTATGATGGGGAATGGGAGCGTTACAAGCTGTGCATGTGCGCAGATGGGACTCTTTTCCGAATTAAGGTGGAGGGACAAAACATGGGATGTCAGACTTCCGAAAACCCATGTTTAGCAACATTCTAA